From a region of the Vanrija pseudolonga chromosome 2, complete sequence genome:
- the SPAC922.05c_4 gene encoding putative beta-glucosidase C: MADNSSKTELAQPFEKRVWYRSPITAAVIIGLCNFAAPGLWDAMNSLGAGGQQTPWLVNSANALTFALMVLTSFLGSAITDLVGVNWALFLGGVGYVPYLAGLYCNSVFGTKWVILFGATTCGLSAGLFWAIEASIAFSYPEPERMGLFLGIWMSFRVLGQIVGGAINLGMNVNRDTEGSINPKVYLVFVGLQAAGPFLSFLMPKPHWVQRRDGQPVRLYTNIPILHELRETTRVLFSKNFLLLIPLIIAGIFPESFIFTYMASHFTVRVRALGSFIGAIACVIVANIVGTYLDIRRISDKTKARVTFGALMALMGGWWIWTIVLENNFPNGGEAIDWKSKYFGRTFALYILLMSTYQCFYLYVYFVSRQMAKTHADAVRIAGLVRMVQSAAQAVSYGTNSIESFALLGSATLNFGLWGLAIPFTVILIRKVGVTLNGPPADRGDDEDDHVSSAPTLARSDSKEQRWDGSNSDLDTLIVIISDLLGLGVWRRRHLLQVALVMEVVLGVKFGLVAVKDDCNLLEHAALGFGEGEVDDDNGEDQDGEEDKVPPRHRTLRPRKAISDDLNAPCARCTRLGLACEYNHLRRGPPKGFKRKRRLQGSDDPSPVESISPGTATPAGPGAASGHHATDEAVLPTPSSDALWLALSSVAQSTGASGPSAIHPPGVSAARMRADRLDELAPLLRSTPAAGKSPQGVFPLVRPFYPDLESRPAKMKKTLETYLEPRIGDEDSRFPSIEPEERTHATLEAGDGTPGTVLDLLVSQSHRTPTLPIPDPVSVGLLSEPEAQWLFKRFAEHVSPSSHIFDHAYHTYERVRRSPVLFTAVMYAAARFFRPHLADWCLDMAETGIARAMRNADVDLPLVQALLTLVYWKRPKDPTAYYKLGLATRCICQLGVKWQIDEWDPSTVADDEERERAKVDAERVAYTAFGMDNSYGVMFRLPSMGWPIPPARKLRVWAENHAHLGVTGDFFKVFLTECWEMHQEIGEYSRPPSTDNESVDELTVCSLAMEHVTVLSERWLNDPQPTGVLRLIMVLILKMMLMKRHVVSLLHGLSTISAVLDLFKECADVVVQLVSSGEVIFLSDMSTVSLSVPVLLAFHEDVSRTISILRTTSEAVDRLTPLTGDDHPLCYVQRCHHRVLSALERFQPNQTPQANDYQDVQLLGDNWTHAPAPDLSNDSAFLNDPFWLYPTHRVEDLVSRLTLEEKAGLMFHMMIIPSDDLDDVSPTWGFPSTASLLNLGLSHFNIMGGFDTAKEFAEYTNKIQTAARNTRLGIPVTLSTDPRHAFTDNPQLSLKSGPFSQWPESIGLAAIGDAERMEAYADIVRQEYIAVGMRMGLHPQADLATEPRWSRIPGSLGEDNNLASELVTAHIRGLQQAKFGPTSVAACVKHFPGGGPLKNGFDSHFKWGKDQIYPGDQWDYHLKPFRAAVAEGTRYMMPAYGRPVGTRYPEVGMAFNKPVVTGCLREELGYKGVVVSDWGILIDYGTEEKLGDLAPARAWGVEHLSPLERVVVALDAGIDQFGGHGEPHFIVEAVKSGRVPESRIDESARRILRDKFELGLFESPFVDVDAAGAVVGRKEFVAAGLVAQKDAVTLLKNAEHNGKPLLPLSPNAKVHLVGFKQSAADLGVTGADIDWADVAVVRLQTPWEAKGNGAFCTMFHHGKLDFDQATLDQVADLAKKVPVVLEIFADRPPILGSLDDDASAIMLSYGLSEPALVDVLYGHSPKGKLPFDLPRSMQALEAAGAIKHVWYRSPIYAAFIIGICNFCAPGLWTAMNAIGGGGQATPFLVNAANALTFTLMVGTAFLGSTVLNVVGVNWALFLGAAGYAPYVAGLYTNTVYGTKWLMLFGATTCGISAGLFWAIEASVAFAYPEPERLGRFLGIWTSFSVGGKLVGGAINLGMNANRGTAGSINPKVFLVFVALQAAGPFTAFLLPRPDKVQRRDGKAVKIYSDHKAWDEIKATWRVLLSREVLLLVPFIVQGLFPQSWVNTYMGSHFTVRVRSLGAFVAAVACVIISNVVGKYLDLSKVSLKARARYTFIWFTVTRGAWWIWALVLESNFPTDKAIDWTSPLFGKTFALYVLFSANLQGLFMYTYFVCKNVCKTHEDEARVAGLLRAVQSAAMAVAYGTSSIKSFAQLGSAALNFALWGVAIVPTWFVIRRIGIDLNGPVAKDNDEHDEGQVAHLPQSDNEQTVHRTPGTAHGLVIATTASDGELVTTSLEAPS, translated from the exons ATGGCCGACAACTCTAGCAAGACTGAGCTCGCGCAGCCGTTTGAGAAGCGGGTATGGTACCGCTCGCCCATCACCGCGGCGGTCATCATCGGCCTGTGCAACTTTGCTGCTCCCGGAC TGTGGGACGCGATGaactcgctcggcgcaggTGGTCAGCAGACACCGTGGCTCGTCAACTCGGCCAACGCGCTCACCTTTGCGCTGATGGTCCTCACGTCGttcctcggctcggcgatAAC TGACCTCGTCGGTGTCAACTGggccctcttcctcggcggcgtcggctaCGTACCCTACCTCGCCGGGCTGTATTGCAACTCTGTCTTCGGAACGAAGTGGGTCATCCTCTTCGGCGCGACCACCTGCGGCCTCTCTGCGGGCCTGTTCTGGGCCATCGAGGCCTCTATTGCATTCAGCTACCCCGAACCCGAGCGCATGGGTCTCTTTCTCGGTATCTGGATGAGCTTCCGTGTGCTCGGCCAGATTGTCGGTGGCGCCATCAACCTCGGCATGAACGTCAACAGGGACACCGAGGGCTCCATCAACCCCAAGGTCtacctcgtcttcgtcggtCTCCAGGCAGCCGGACCCTTCCTTTCCTTCCTCATGCCAAAGCCCCACTGGgtgcagcgccgcgatggcCAGCCCGTGCGCCTGTACACCAACATCCCGATCCTgcacgagctgcgcgagacgACGCGCGTGCTCTTCTCGAAGaacttcctcctcctcatcccgCTCATCATCGCCGGTATCTTCCCCGAGTCTTTCATCTTCACCTACATGGCCTCGCACTTCACTGTGCGTGTCCGTGCGCTCGGCTCGTTCATCGGCGCTATTGCATGCGTCATTGTCGCCAACATTGTCGGAACGTACCTCGACATCCGCCGCATATCCGACAAGACAAAGGCGCGCGTCACGTTCGGTGCACTCATGGCGCTCATGGGAGGCTGGTGGATCTGGACCATTGTCCTCGAGAACAACTTCCCCAACGGCGGTGAGGCGATCGACTGGAAGTCCAAGTACTTTGGCCGCACGTTCGCCCTCTACATCCTCCTCATGTCAACGTACCAGTGCTTCTACCTCTACGTGTACTTTGTCTCCAGACAGATGGCCAAgacgcacgccgacgccgtccgcaTCGCTGGTCTCGTTCGCATGGTCCAGAGCGCCGCCCAGGCTGTCTCTTATGGCACCAACTCTATCGAGAGCTTTGCTCTGCTTGGATCAGCCACCCTCAACTTTGGGCTCTGGGGCCTCGCCATTCCCTTCACCGTCATTCTCATCCGCAAGGTCGGCGTCACCCTCAATGGTCCTCCTGCCGATCGTGGCGATGATGAGGATGACCACGTGTCTAGCGCTCCAACTCTTGCGCGCAGCGACAGCAAGGAGCAGCGATGGGACGGTTCAAA TTCCGACTTAGACACGCTTATCGTTATCATATCTGatctccttggcctcggtgtctggcgacgacggcacctGCTTCAAGTCGCGCTCGTCATGGAGGTGGTTCTGGGTGTGAAGTtcggccttgtcgccgtCAAAGATGACTgcaatctcctcgagcaTGCGGCCCTTGGTTTCGGGGAAGGCGAAGTAGATGACGACAATGGCGAAGATcaagacggcgaggaagacaaAGTA CCCCCGCGCCACCGAACTCTCCGTCCAAGGAAAGC GATATCTGACGATCTCAACGCCCCGTGCGCGCGATGCACCCGGCTCGGGCTGGCGTGCGAGTACAACCATCTCCGGCGAGG ACCGCCGAAGGGGTTCAAGCGCAAGCGGAGGCTCCAGGGGAGCGATGATCCGTCCCCGGTGGAGTCGATATCGCCTGGCACGGCTACACCAGCAGGCCCAGGGGCAGCCTCAGGCCACCATGCTACGGATGAGGCAGTGCTGCCGACACCATCCTCCGACGCGCTATGGCTCGCGTTGTCGTCCGTGGCCCAGTCGACGGGGGCGAGCGGACCGTCAGCGATCCACCCACCAGGAGTGTCAGCTGCGCGCATGAGGGCCGACAGGCTAgacgagctggcgccgctgctccggTCGACACCAGCAGCTGGCAAGTCGCCCCAAGGGGTCTTTCCGCTCGTGAGGCCGTTCTACCCCGATCTAGAATCCCGACCTGCAAAGATGAAGAAGACGCTCGAGACATACCTGGAGCCCCGGATCGGCGACGAAGACAGTCGTTTCCCTTCTATCGAGCCCGAGGAACGAACGCATGCAACCTTGGAGGCTGGAGACGGTACACCTGGAACTGTGCTCGACCTCTTGGTGTCGCAGTCCCAccgcacgccgacgcttCCCATCCCTGATCCCGTTAGCGTCGGGCTACTATCCGAGCCCGAAGCCCAGTGGCTCTTCAAGCGGTTCGCAGAGCACGTCTCCCCGTCGTCCCACATCTTCGACCACGCGTACCACACCTACGAGCGAGTCCGGCGCTCGCCAGTGCTGTTCACGGCGGTGAtgtacgccgcggcgcgctttTTCCGCCCCCACCTGGCGGACTGGTGCCTCGACATGGCGGAGACGGGCATCGCGCGGGCAATGAGGAATGCCGACGTGGATTTACCGCTTGTCCAAGCGCTGCTGACGCTCGTGTACTGGAAGCGACCCAAGGATCCGACTGCGTACTATAAGCTCGGGCTGGCGACGCGGTGCATTTGCCAGCTGGGTGTCAAGTGGCAGATCGACGAGTGGGACCCGTCGACTGTGGCtgatgacgaggagaggGAACGGGCGAAAGTCGACGCGGAGAGGGTGGCTTACA CTGCATTCGGCATGGACAACTCGTACGGCGTCATGTTCCGTCTCCCGTCCATGGGCTGGCCTATCCCACCAGCGCGCAAGCTGCGGGTCTGGGCGGAGAATCACGCCCATCTCGGCGTCACGGGCGACTTCTTCAAGGTGTTCTTGAccga ATGCTGGGAAATGCACCAGGAAATCGGCGAATATTCGCGCCCCCCATCGACCGACAACGAGTCCGTGGACGAGCTGACCGTCTGCTCCCTGGCAATGGAGCACGTCACTGTCCTCTCGGAACGGTGGCTCAATGACCCGCAGCCGACGGGGGTTCTGCGCCTTATCATGGTGCTCATACTCAAGATGATGCTGATGAAGCGGCATGTCGTGAGTCTGCTGCACGGCCTGTCGACCATCTCGGCCGTGCTCGATTTGTTCAAGGAGTGCGCGGATGTCGTCGTTCAGCTGGTATCGAGCGGCGAGGTCATTTTCCTGTCCGACATGTCGACAGTGTCGCTCTCCGTGCCGGTGTTACTGGCCTTTCAT GAAGACGTGTCGCGAACAATCTCGATCCTGCGCACGACGTCCGAGGCCGTCGATCGCCTCACCCCACTCACAGGGGACGACCACCCTCTGTGCTACGTCCAACGGTGTCACCACCGTGTACTGAGCGCGCTTGAGCGCTTCCAGCCGAACCAAACACCCCAGGCCAACGACTACCAGGACGTG CAACTCCTGGGCGATAATTGGACGCACGCCCCTGCTCCTGATCTTAGTAACGACAGCGCCTTTCTGAATGACCCGTTCTGGCTGTATCCCACCCAT cgcgtcgaggacctgGTCTCGCGCCTCACGCTCGAAGAGAAGGCCGGGCTCATGTTCCACATGATGATCATCCCGTctgacgacctcgacgacgtgagCCCCACCTGGGGGTTCCCCTCCACGGCCAGCCTTCTCAACCTCGGTCTGTCGCACTTCAACATCATGGGCGGCTTCGACACGGCAAAGGAGTTTGCAGAGTACACCAACAAGATCCAaacggcggcgcggaacACGCGCCTCGGGATCCCCGTCACCCTCTCCACGGACCCGCGGCACGCGTTCACCGACAACCCGCAGCTGTCGCTCAAGTCGGGCCCATTCTCCCAGTGGCCTGAGAgcatcggcctcgcggccatcGGCGACGCGGAGCGGATGGAGGCGTACGCCGACATCGTGCGGCAGGAGTACATTGCTGTGGGGATGCGCATGGGGTTGCACCCGCAGGCGGATCTGGCCACCGAGCCCAGGTGGTCGCGCATCCCCGGCTCCCTGGGCGAGGACAACAACCTTGCGTCCGAGCTCGTCACGGCGCATATCCGCGGTCTGCAGCAGGCCAAGTTTGGCCCGACTTCCGTCGCGGCCTGCGTGAAGCACTTCCCCGGAGGTGGGCCACTGAAGAACGGCTTCGACAGCCACTTCAAGTGGGGCAAGGACCAGATCTACCCCGGCGACCAGTGGGACTACCACCTCAAGCCgttccgcgccgccgtggccgaggGTACGCGGTACATGATGCCCGCGTACGGACGGCCAGTGGGCACGCGGTATCCCGAGGTCGGGATGGCGTTCAACAAGCCCGTCGTGACCGGCTGCCTGAGAGAAGAGCTGGGGTACAAGGGCGTGGTTGTCTCGGACTGGGGCATCCTTATCGACTACGGCACCGAGGAGAAGCTGGGCGACCTggcccccgcgcgcgcatgggGGGTCGAGCACCTCTCCCCGcttgagcgtgtcgtcgtggccCTCGACGCTGGGATCGACCAGTTTGGCGGGCATGGCGAGCCGCACTTcatcgtcgaggcggtcaaGAGTGGCCGAGTGCCAGAGTCGCGGATCGACGAGAGCGCCCGCCGTATCCTTCGCGACAAGTTCGAGCTTGGATTGTTCGAGTCGCCGTtcgtcgatgtcgatgccgctggcgccgtcgtgggCAGGAAAGAATTTGTCGCTGCCGGCCTTGTGGCGCAGAAGGACGCCGTGACGCTACTCAAGAACGCGGAACACAACGGCAAGCCACTCCTTCCCCTCTCCCCCAACGCCAAGGTGCACCTCGTGGGCTTCAAGCAGAGCGcagccgacctcggcgtcaccggTGCGGACATCGACtgggccgacgtcgccgtcgtccgcctccAGACGCCGTGGGAGGCGAAGGGCAACGGCGCGTTCTGCACCATGTTCCACCACGGCAAGCTGGACTTTGACCAAGCGACGCTGGAccaggtcgccgacctggccAAGAAGGTGCCGGTCGTGCTGGAGATTTTCGCCGACCGACCTCCGAtcctcggctcgctcgacgacgatgccagCGCCATCATGCTGTCGTATGGGCTGTCAGAACCCGCCCTCGTTGACGTGCTGTATGGCCACTCGCCCAAGGGCAAGCTGCCGTTCGACCTCCCGCGGTCGATGCAGGCG ctcgaggcggccggtGCCATCAAGCATGTCTGGTACCGCTCACCGATTTACGCCGCCTTCATCATTGGCATCTGCAACTTCTGTGCCCCAGGAT TGTGGACCGCGATGAACGCCATCGGTGGCGGAGGCCAAGCGACTCCTTTCCTTGTCAACGCGGCAAACGCGTTGACATTCACCCTGATGGTTGGCACTGCTTTCCTCGGCTCAACAGTTTT gaacgtcgtcggcgtcaactGGGCACTGTTTCTGGGCGCGGCAGGGTACGCGCCGTACGTGGCGGGCCTGTACACCAACACCGTGTACGGTACCAAGTGGCTGATGCTTTTCGGCGCCACGACGTGCGGGATCTCGGCCGGTCTTTTCTGGGCGATCGAGGCATCTGTCGCGTTCGCATACCCTGAGCCCGAGCGACTCGGAAGGTTCCTTGGCATCTGGACGTCGTTCTCTGTCGGAGGaaagctcgtcggcggcgcaaTCAACCTCGGCATGAATGCCAACCGTGGCACGGCAGGCTCCATCAACCCCAAGGTATTCCTCGTGTTCGTTGCCCTCCAGGCCGCTGGACCATTCACGGCGTTCCTCCTTCCCCGCCCCGACAAGGTGCAGCGCCGTGACGGCAAGGCGGTCAAAATCTACAGCGATCACAAAGCTTGGGATGAGATTAAGGCAACCTGGCGTGTTCTGTTGTCCAGGGAGGTCCTCCTGCTTGTCCCGTTCATTGTGCAAGGACTCTTTCCCCAGTCGTGGGTCAACACGTACATGGGCTCGCATTTTACTGTCCGTGTCCGTTCCCTTGGAGCGTTTGTCGCCGCGGTGGCGTGCGTGATCATCAGCAATGTTGTCGGA AAATACCTCGACCTCAGCAAAGTTTCCCTCAAAGCTCGTGCCCGATACACATTCATCTGGTT
- the LAC12_20 gene encoding Lactose permease yields MSSAPNPLAHLRNNTSPWWWKDKGLRALALGIAVGFSSSVSTGYDGAVMAGLQANSLFMKAIDHPSPTKLGTIVAAQSLGAIPGYIPAAWATDKFGRRWALVIGYIIIIIGALVQTFTTGGWKMFGGRFILGFGGSFTGVAGGPYTAEIAHPRNRAQTTALIQTCFYIGSIIAAWVCFGAVYMRHTNWSWRMCLLFQIIVPVMALAAIPFIPESPRWLVANGRVEEAHDMLAKYHANGDKSDELVVYELQEIQEAIEIEREAKGMSWTTFIKTKGNRWRLAIILTVAFTSQWAGNGVISFYLVTILQSVGITNAVQQTGYNAGLQVFNWLAAIFGALVCEKFGRRKMWLTSAIGMFFSYVVITACSAAYANGHDPAGKAVMAMLFIYFFFYDIGYTGLTLAYPLEILPFNLRSKGVAILLMCVMLSSTFNTYVNPIALASITWKYYFVFLAVLIFAIVVIYFAFPETKGRMLEEIAVIFDGDKAELHTQNHLHDERDLKQVPSSPDTEAKEIRYDNDKRV; encoded by the exons ATGTCCTCCGCGCCGAATCCCCTCGCACACCTGCGCAACAACACGTCACCCTGGTGGTGGAAGGACAAGGGCCTGCGCGCTCTCGCGCTCGGTATCGCGGTCGGCTTCTCGAGCAGCGTCAGCACGG GctacgacggcgccgtcatGGCCGGCCTGCAGGCCAACTCGCTGTTCATGAAGGCGATCGACCACCCGAGCCCTACCAAGCTCGGCACGATCGTCGCTGCCcagtcgctcggcgcgatccCAGGCTACATCCCAGCTGCGTGGGCGACCGACAAGTTTGGCCGCCGGTGGGCGCTGGTCATCGGGTACATTatcatcatcatcggcgcgctcgtgcagACCTTCACCACGGGCGGGTGGAAGATGTTTGGCGGGCGCTTCATCctcggctttggcggcaGCTTCacgggcgtcgcgggcgggcCGTACACCGCCGAGATTGCACACCCGCGTAACCGTGCCCAGACGACCGCGCTCATCCAGACATGCTTCTACATTGGCAGCATTATCGCCGCGTGGGTCTGCTTTGGCGCAGTGTACATGCGCCACACGAACTGGAGCTGGCGCATGTGCCTCCTCTTCCAGATCATCGTGCCCGTCATGGCGCTGGCCGCCATCCCCTTCAtccccgagtcgccgcgctggctcgTGGCcaacggccgcgtcgaggaggcgcacGACATGCTCGCCAAGTACCACGCCAACGGGGACAAGAGCGACGAACTCGTTGTGTACGAGTTGCAGGAGATCCAGGAGGCAATTGAGATTGAGCGCGAGGCAAAGGGCATGTCGTGGACCACCTTTATCAAGACCAAGGGCAACcgctggcgcttggcgatCATTCTG ACTGTCGCATTCACGAGTCAGTGGGCGGGTAACGGTGTCATCAGCTTCTA cctcGTCACGATCCTCCAATCCGTCGGCATCACCAACGCAGTCCAACAAACAGGCTACAACGCCGGGCTACAGGTGTTCAACTGGCTCGCAGCCATCTTTGGCGCGCTCGTCTGTGAAAAGTTTGGACGGCGCAAGATGTGGCTCACGTCGGCGATCGGCATGTTCTTCTCGTACGTCGTCATcacggcctgctcggccgcCTACGCCAACGGGCACGACCCCGCAGGGAAGGCCGTCATGGCCATGCTGTTCATCTACTTCTTCTTCTACGACATTGGGTACACTGGCCTCACGCTCGCGTACCCCCTCGAAATCCTGCCGTTCAACCTCCGCTCCAAGGGCGTGGCGATCCTCCTCATGTGTGTCATGCTCTCGTCGACCTTCAACACATATGTCAACCCCATCGCCCTCGCATCCATCACGTGGAAGTACTACTttgtcttcctcgccgtcttgATCTTCGCCATTGTCGTCATCTACTTCGCCTTCCCCGAAACCAAGGGCCGCAtgctcgaggagattgcAGTCATCTTTGacggcgacaaggccgaACTTCACACCCAGAACCACCTCCATGACGAGCGCGACTTGAAGCaggtgccgtcgtcgccagacaccgaggccaaggagatCAGATATGATAACGATAAGCGTGTCTAA